The Paraburkholderia sp. SOS3 genome includes a region encoding these proteins:
- a CDS encoding FKBP-type peptidyl-prolyl cis-trans isomerase, with protein sequence MSIIDISEVKPGSHVTLHYRLSLAEGAEIVNTFADKPATLLLGAGQLAPPLEDILLGLKVGHHSTFRLTPEQAFGPRNPDLIQRVSLATLRENSMIGEDFSPGDLVEFNAPGGGRYAGVLKEVGETSALFDFNHPLAGQALAFEVKIIGIL encoded by the coding sequence ATGAGCATCATCGACATCTCCGAAGTGAAACCGGGTTCGCACGTCACGCTTCATTACCGGCTTTCGCTTGCCGAGGGCGCCGAGATCGTCAACACCTTCGCCGACAAGCCGGCCACGCTGCTTTTGGGGGCAGGCCAACTGGCGCCGCCGCTGGAAGATATTCTGCTGGGATTGAAGGTCGGCCACCATTCGACCTTTCGGCTAACGCCCGAGCAGGCCTTCGGTCCGCGCAATCCGGATCTGATCCAGCGCGTGTCGCTTGCCACGCTGCGCGAAAACAGCATGATCGGTGAGGATTTTTCTCCCGGCGATCTCGTCGAATTCAATGCGCCCGGTGGCGGCCGCTACGCGGGCGTGCTGAAAGAGGTCGGCGAAACCTCGGCCCTGTTCGATTTCAATCACCCGCTCGCCGGCCAGGCGCTGGCGTTTGAAGTGAAAATCATCGGAATCCTGTAA
- the ispH gene encoding 4-hydroxy-3-methylbut-2-enyl diphosphate reductase, whose product MSIMDTTLAETEILLAQPRGFCAGVDRAIEIVERAIKLYGSPIYVRHEIVHNAYVVEDLRKKGAIFIEQLDEVPSGSTVIFSAHGVSKAVRTEAESRGLRVYDATCPLVTKVHIEVAKMRAEGFDIVMIGHKGHPEVEGTMGQTEQGMYLVEDIEDVQALELADPDRIAYVTQTTLSVDDAAEIIAALKAKYPQIREPKKQDICYATQNRQDAVKFMAPQCDVVIVVGSPNSSNSNRLRELAEKLGVPAYMVDSPDQIDPNWVVEKKRIGVTAGASAPEALAQAVISRLREMGVRNVRALDGIEENIAFPLPRGLGLPA is encoded by the coding sequence ATGAGCATCATGGACACGACTCTCGCCGAAACGGAAATCCTGCTGGCGCAGCCACGCGGCTTCTGTGCCGGCGTCGACCGCGCGATCGAGATCGTCGAGCGCGCGATCAAACTGTATGGCTCGCCGATCTACGTGCGCCATGAAATCGTCCATAACGCGTATGTGGTCGAGGACCTGCGCAAAAAGGGGGCGATCTTCATCGAACAGCTCGACGAAGTGCCGTCGGGCAGCACGGTCATCTTCAGCGCGCACGGCGTGTCGAAGGCGGTGCGCACCGAAGCGGAGTCGCGCGGGTTGCGCGTCTACGACGCTACCTGTCCGCTTGTCACGAAGGTGCATATCGAAGTGGCGAAGATGCGCGCGGAAGGGTTCGACATCGTGATGATCGGCCATAAAGGGCACCCCGAAGTCGAGGGCACGATGGGTCAGACCGAGCAGGGCATGTACCTCGTCGAAGATATCGAGGATGTGCAGGCGCTCGAACTCGCCGACCCCGACCGTATCGCGTATGTCACGCAGACCACGCTGTCGGTCGACGATGCCGCGGAAATCATCGCGGCATTGAAGGCCAAATATCCGCAGATCCGCGAGCCGAAGAAGCAGGACATCTGTTACGCGACGCAGAACCGTCAGGACGCCGTGAAATTCATGGCGCCGCAGTGCGACGTCGTCATCGTGGTCGGCAGCCCGAACAGTTCGAATTCGAACCGCTTGCGCGAACTCGCGGAGAAGCTCGGCGTGCCCGCGTATATGGTCGATTCGCCGGACCAGATCGACCCGAACTGGGTCGTGGAGAAGAAACGCATCGGCGTCACGGCGGGCGCCTCGGCGCCCGAAGCGCTGGCGCAGGCCGTGATCAGCCGCCTGCGCGAGATGGGCGTGCGCAACGTACGCGCGCTCGACGGTATCGAGGAGAACATCGCGTTCCCGTTACCGCGCGGACTCGGTCTACCAGCCTGA
- a CDS encoding branched-chain amino acid ABC transporter substrate-binding protein: MHFKFAFAVSIAAAVVMSAGCSKKNDGEASTAASAAATAAAASAVPAGASGANGDSNSATIVKIGHAAPLTGPIAHLGKDNENGARLAVEEINAQGLTIDGRKIQLELDAQDDAGDPKTGTQVAQRLVDDHVVAVIGHLNSGVSIPASKIYSDAGIVQISPSSTNPAYTQQGFKTTYRVVATDAQQGPALANYATKALNAKRIAVVDDATAYGKGLADEFAKTVQASGATIVAREATNDRATDFRAILTRIKSVQPDVIMYGGMDATGGPFTKQAAALGIRAKILGGDGVCTDKVEELAGQAVQNLVCSEAGLALSKMERGADFEKKYDARFHTPVQIYAPFTYDAVYVIVDAMKRANSIDAPKVLAAMPSTDYNGVIGHIAFDDKGDLKEGAITLYDFKDGKKTVLDVVKM; encoded by the coding sequence ATGCATTTCAAGTTTGCTTTCGCCGTGTCTATCGCGGCCGCGGTCGTGATGTCGGCCGGGTGCAGCAAGAAGAACGACGGTGAAGCGAGCACGGCGGCATCGGCAGCAGCGACGGCCGCGGCTGCGTCGGCAGTGCCGGCGGGCGCGAGCGGAGCAAACGGCGACTCGAATTCGGCGACTATCGTGAAAATCGGCCACGCGGCGCCGCTGACCGGCCCTATTGCGCATCTGGGCAAGGACAACGAAAACGGAGCGCGGCTCGCGGTTGAGGAAATCAATGCGCAGGGTCTCACGATCGACGGCCGCAAGATCCAGCTCGAACTCGATGCGCAAGACGATGCAGGCGATCCTAAAACCGGCACCCAGGTCGCGCAGCGGCTCGTCGACGATCACGTGGTCGCCGTGATCGGGCATCTGAATTCGGGCGTGTCGATTCCGGCGTCGAAAATCTATAGCGATGCGGGCATCGTGCAGATTTCGCCGTCGTCGACGAATCCCGCCTATACGCAGCAGGGGTTCAAGACCACCTACCGCGTGGTTGCCACCGACGCACAGCAGGGTCCCGCGCTCGCGAACTATGCAACGAAGGCGCTCAACGCGAAGCGGATCGCGGTGGTCGACGATGCGACCGCGTATGGCAAGGGTCTCGCCGACGAATTCGCGAAGACCGTGCAGGCGAGCGGCGCGACGATCGTTGCGCGCGAGGCGACGAATGACCGGGCAACCGACTTCCGGGCCATTCTCACGAGAATCAAAAGCGTTCAGCCGGACGTGATCATGTACGGCGGCATGGACGCAACGGGCGGACCGTTCACCAAACAGGCGGCGGCGCTCGGCATCAGGGCAAAAATCCTTGGCGGCGACGGCGTGTGCACCGACAAGGTAGAGGAACTGGCGGGTCAAGCCGTGCAGAACCTCGTATGTTCGGAAGCAGGACTGGCGCTTTCGAAAATGGAGCGTGGCGCGGACTTCGAGAAGAAGTACGACGCGCGCTTTCACACGCCGGTGCAGATTTACGCACCGTTCACGTACGACGCCGTATACGTGATCGTCGACGCAATGAAGCGCGCCAATTCGATCGACGCGCCCAAGGTGCTGGCTGCGATGCCGTCCACCGATTACAACGGGGTAATCGGTCACATCGCATTCGACGACAAGGGTGATCTGAAAGAAGGCGCCATTACGCTTTACGACTTCAAGGACGGCAAGAAAACCGTTCTCGACGTCGTGAAGATGTAA
- a CDS encoding branched-chain amino acid ABC transporter permease, with protein MDIFIQQIINGLVLGSVYAIIALGYTMVYGILGIINFAHGDVLMIGAMVALSAIGVLQNHFPGLGNVPTLCIALIIAACVCAVVGYTIERVAYRPLRRAPRLAPLITAIGVSILLQTIAMIIWGRNPLAFPQLLPTDPINVIKATDTNPGAVISMTEIVIIVVAFVVMAGLLLLVHKTKLGRAMRAIAENPANASLMGVNPNFVISATFMIGSALAALAGVMIASEYGNAHFYMGFIPGLKAFTAAVLGGIGNLGGAMVGGVLLGLIEQLGAGYIGNLTGGVFGSNYQDVFAFVVLIVVLVFRPSGLLGERVADRA; from the coding sequence ATGGATATTTTCATCCAGCAGATCATCAACGGACTGGTGCTTGGTAGCGTCTACGCCATCATCGCACTGGGCTATACGATGGTGTACGGCATTCTGGGCATCATCAACTTCGCGCACGGCGATGTGTTGATGATCGGCGCGATGGTCGCCTTGTCGGCGATCGGCGTGTTGCAGAATCACTTCCCGGGCCTCGGCAACGTGCCGACGCTTTGTATTGCGCTGATCATCGCCGCCTGCGTGTGCGCGGTGGTCGGCTACACGATCGAGCGCGTCGCCTACCGGCCGTTGCGCCGCGCGCCGCGTCTCGCGCCGCTGATCACCGCCATCGGCGTGTCGATCCTGCTGCAGACGATCGCCATGATCATCTGGGGCCGCAATCCGCTCGCTTTCCCGCAGTTGCTGCCGACCGACCCGATCAACGTGATCAAGGCGACCGACACGAATCCCGGCGCCGTGATCTCGATGACCGAAATCGTCATCATCGTCGTGGCGTTCGTTGTGATGGCCGGCCTGCTGCTGCTCGTGCACAAGACGAAGCTCGGCCGCGCGATGCGCGCGATCGCCGAGAACCCGGCCAATGCATCGCTGATGGGCGTGAATCCGAACTTCGTCATTTCCGCGACCTTCATGATCGGTTCCGCGCTTGCCGCGCTGGCCGGCGTGATGATCGCGTCCGAGTACGGCAACGCGCACTTCTATATGGGCTTCATTCCGGGCCTGAAAGCGTTCACGGCGGCGGTGCTCGGCGGTATCGGCAACCTCGGCGGCGCGATGGTCGGCGGTGTGCTGCTCGGCCTGATCGAACAGCTCGGCGCCGGCTATATCGGCAACCTGACCGGCGGCGTCTTCGGCAGTAACTACCAGGACGTGTTTGCGTTCGTCGTGCTGATCGTCGTGCTGGTGTTCCGTCCGTCGGGCCTGCTCGGCGAACGTGTTGCGGATCGTGCCTGA
- a CDS encoding ABC transporter permease subunit, whose amino-acid sequence MTSIQPIEPSTTLIPEKNITKTLVVGIITAVFVIAAPMIIGAAGGNYWVRVLDFAMLYVMLALGLNVVVGFAGLLDLGYIAFYAIGAYTAALLTSPHLTSQFAWIAALFPNGLHAPIWIVVPLAMALAALFGVLLGSPTLRLRGDYLAIVTLGFGEIVRIFMNNLDRPVNITNGPKGITGIDPVHVAGFNLSQTHTLFGFTFPSVYMYYYLFVLCSLLVIWTCTRLQHSRIGRAWAAIREDEIAAKAMGINTRNVKLLAFAMGASFGGLSGAMFAGFQGFVSPESFTFWESVVVLACVVLGGMGHIPGVILGAVLLAVFPEFLRSTMGPLQHFLFGHEIVDTEVIRQLLYGLAMVLIMLYRSEGLWPSPKHEDKIAKLAKRNGKKPVRA is encoded by the coding sequence ATGACCTCAATTCAACCGATCGAGCCGTCCACGACGCTCATCCCCGAGAAGAACATTACGAAGACGCTGGTGGTGGGCATCATCACGGCGGTGTTCGTGATCGCCGCGCCGATGATCATCGGCGCCGCCGGCGGCAACTACTGGGTGCGCGTGCTCGACTTCGCGATGCTGTACGTGATGCTCGCGCTCGGCCTCAATGTGGTGGTCGGCTTCGCCGGCCTGCTCGATCTGGGCTACATCGCGTTCTACGCGATCGGCGCGTACACCGCGGCGCTGCTCACGTCGCCGCACCTCACGTCCCAGTTCGCGTGGATCGCCGCGCTGTTCCCGAACGGCCTGCACGCGCCGATCTGGATCGTCGTGCCGCTCGCGATGGCGCTCGCGGCGCTGTTCGGCGTGCTGCTCGGTTCGCCGACGCTGCGGCTGCGCGGCGACTACCTCGCGATCGTCACGTTGGGCTTCGGTGAAATCGTGCGGATCTTCATGAACAACCTCGACCGTCCCGTGAACATCACGAACGGGCCGAAGGGCATCACCGGCATCGACCCGGTGCACGTCGCCGGCTTCAACCTGTCGCAAACGCATACGCTGTTCGGGTTCACGTTCCCGTCGGTGTACATGTATTACTACCTGTTCGTGCTGTGCTCGCTGCTCGTGATCTGGACCTGTACGCGTCTGCAGCACTCGCGTATCGGCCGCGCGTGGGCCGCGATCCGCGAAGACGAGATCGCCGCGAAGGCGATGGGCATCAACACGCGCAACGTGAAGCTGCTCGCGTTCGCGATGGGCGCGTCGTTCGGCGGCCTGTCGGGCGCGATGTTCGCGGGCTTCCAGGGCTTCGTGTCGCCGGAGTCGTTCACGTTCTGGGAATCGGTCGTGGTGCTCGCCTGTGTGGTGCTGGGCGGCATGGGCCACATTCCGGGCGTCATTCTCGGTGCAGTGCTGCTCGCGGTGTTCCCCGAATTCCTGCGCTCGACGATGGGCCCGCTGCAGCATTTTCTGTTCGGCCATGAAATCGTCGATACCGAAGTGATCCGTCAGCTGCTGTACGGTCTCGCGATGGTGCTCATCATGCTGTACCGCTCGGAAGGCCTGTGGCCGTCGCCGAAGCACGAGGACAAGATTGCGAAGCTGGCCAAACGCAACGGCAAGAAGCCGGTGCGCGCATAA